Proteins from one Clupea harengus chromosome 17, Ch_v2.0.2, whole genome shotgun sequence genomic window:
- the LOC122133671 gene encoding PIH1 domain-containing protein 2-like: MSRTLFLPPPPAPAPSPSLLQQISSLREDVEGGGDPAGGLTLQLGGGEQPARPGLIQVISSSESPLPLPRRPPHRLTLQAGAGDQGTRSLELSVELPGIHSVAECQLSITQVLPYPSSPSSSSYPYCAKHMTFSVATHFNVVGQSSQLLSKHLVCCAVHQKHTCPSNYGCSCRPFSNIDTLSL, encoded by the exons ATGTCT CGtactctttttctccccccacccccagccccagccccctccccctccctcctgcaGCAGATCTCCTCTCTCCGTGAAGATGTTGAGGGGGGCGGCGACCCCGCGGGGGGGCTGACTCTTCAGCTGGGGGGGGGCGAGCAGCCCGCCAGGCCGGGGCTCATCCAGGTGATCTCCAGCTCGGagagccccctccccctcccccggcGCCCACCCCACCGGCTCACCCTGCAAGCGGGCGCGGGCGACCAGGGTACCCGCAGCCTGGAGCTCAGCGTAGAACTCCCGGGCATACACTCCGTGGCCGAGTGCCAGCTCAGCATCACCCAGGTGCTGCCCTACCCTtcgtcaccatcatcatcatcatatccgTACTGTGCCAAACACATGACATTTTCAGTTGCTACTCACTTCAATGTAGTCGGTCAGTCAAGTCAGCTTCTTAGCAAGCAtttagtgtgctgtgctgttcatCAGAAACACACCTGCCCCAGTAACTATGGCTGCAGCTGTAGGCCATTCTCTAATATAGACACCTTGAGTTTGTAA
- the LOC105903766 gene encoding PIH1 domain-containing protein 2 — MEVPGSQNPVLQQVNQLWSMLDDMSLNSPESYRSFIEKQLREGADACSPPQPESCIRVAILGPKQGVLYINVCSWKRVPAPISPEQPVPVGGGRLDYQTEGKEQYSVLDVAFNPEVLERARPDRQEREQLHLLAISFAQQQHGLRLSQRFSTLSSTNLKGSAQAMKDRLVSPRQPEQPAPPSAGETETP; from the exons ATGGAAGTGCCGGGATCCCAGAACCCTGTTCTGCAGCAGGTGAACCAGTTGTGGTCCATGTTGGACGACATGTCTCTGAACAGTCCAGAAAGTTATCGGTCATTTATCGAAAAACAGCTGCGGGAAGGCGCGGATGCCTGCTCGCCTCCTCAACCCGAGTCCTGCATTCGAGTTGCGATACTA GGCCCAAAGCAGGGCGTTCTGTACATCAACGTGTGCAGCTGGAAGAGGGTTCCCGCTCCCATCTCCCCGGAGCAGCCTGTGCCGGTGGGTGGAGGGAGACTTGACTATCAGACTGAGGGGAAAG AGCAGTACAGTGTGCTGGATGTGGCGTTTAACCCCGAGGTGCTCGAGCGAGCACGCCCTGATCGTCAGGAGAGGGAACAGCTCCACCTGCTGGCCATAAGCTTCGCCCAGCAGCAGCACGGCCTGCGCCTTTCCCAGCGCTTCAGTACCCTCAGCAGCACCAACCTCAAGGGCAGCGCACAGGCCATGAAGGACCGCCTGGTGTCGCCACGGCAGCCCGAACAACCGGCACCGCCCAGCGCAGGTGAGACTGAGACTCCCTGA